The window GGCCGCGCGCCGGCCGCCGACGATCGCCGCCCGATTAGTGCGGACCTGATCCCCGAGGAAGAGCCCGCGCAGAGCCGGATTCCCGACTGGATGGCCGATGTGCGGATCGGCGGCGGGAATAATCAGGGCGACAACTAAGCCACTGATATAAAGTGATTAATACAAGAACGGGGTCCGGTTTCGGGCCCCGTTTTCGTGTGCGGTCTGGTTCGCGTTCGCCGCGTTAACCATTCTTTAGACATTGCCTGCGATATTGCGTGTGATGGCTCCTCCCATAGACCATCTTTGGATCTTACCCAGATCCTCTTTTTTGCCTCCCTGTTTGACTTCGAGCCGCTTCGGATCCCCCTTCCGAAGCGGTTTTCTTTTGTCGCGTGTACCCGTGCCGGTTCAAGCCCGCGCCTCGTTGGGATAAGTTCCGCGGCGAGTTCCTATCGCTGCCGGACAAGACCCATGATCGATCCCAAGCATCTGAAATTCGCGACGCTGAGCCTGCATGCGGGTCAGCATCCCGACCCGGTGACCGGCGCGCGCGCCGCACCGATCTATCAGTCGACCTCCTACGTGTTCCCCGATGTCGAATATGCCGCGAGCCTGTTCAACCTCGAACGGGCCGGGCACATCTATTCGCGGATTTCGAACCCCACGGTGGCGGTGTTCGAGGAGCGCATGGCCGCGCTCGAGGGCGGGGTCGGTGCGATCGCGACGGCCAGCGGACAGGCGGCCATGAGCCTCGCGGTGATGACCCTGATGGGGGCGGGCGGGCACATCGTTGCCTCGCGAAACATCTATGGCGGCACCCACAACCTGTTCGTGCACACATTGCCGCGGTTCGGGATTACCACGACATTCGTCGATCCGCGTGATCCGGAGGCCTTCAGGTCCGCCATCCGCGACGAGACGCGTCTGGTCTTCGCCGAGACGATCGGCAATCCGGGTCTTGAGGTGCTGGATATCTCTGCCGTGTCGGCGGTGGCGCACGCCGCCGGCCTGCCTCTGCTGGTGGACGCCACATTCTCGACCCCCGCATTGCTCTACCCGTTCGAGCACGGGGCCGACCTGATCATGCATTCGGCGACCAAGTGGATCGGCGGGCACGGCGTCGCGATCGGCGGCGTGCTGATCGACGGCGGCAGATTCGACTGGGAAAGCTCGGACAAGTTTCCGGGCATGACCGAGCCCTATGCGGGCTATCACGGGCTGGACTTCGCCGAGGAGTTCGGTCCGGCCGCCTTCATCATGCGCGCGCGCGCCGAGGGCTTGCGCGATTTCGGCGCCTGCATGGCCCCTCAGACGGCGTTCTACCTGTTGCAGGGGCTCGAGACCCTGCCGATCCGCATGGCGCGGCATGTGGCGAACGCGCTGGTGGTGGCGCAATTCCTCGAAGCCGCCGACGAGGTGGCCTGGGTGACCTATCCGGGGCTGGAGAGCCATCCAGACCATGTGTTGGCGCAGAAGCTCTTGCCTGACGGGGCGGGCGCCATCGTCACCTTCGGGGTCAAGCCCGGCATCGCCGGTCCGCGGCGCGCGGGTGCCAAATTCATCGAGGCGCTGGAGCTGTTCTCCCATCTGGCCAATGTGGGAGATGCGAAATCGCTGGTGATCCACCCGGCCAGCACGACCCATCAGCAGATGAGCGCGGAGGATCTGGCGGCGGCGGGGGTCGGCGAAGACATGGTGCGCCTGGCGATCGGCCTCGAGGATCCCGGTGACATCGTCGCGGACTTGAAGCAGGCGCTGCGCGCCTCGCAGAAATAGGGGCGACGGGCATGGATATGAATGTCGACGGTGAGACCGTCTTCGTCCACACCGGCGGGCGGGAATTCGACGCCGAAAAGCCGACGCTCGTGCTCGTTCATGGCGGCGGCAACGACCACAGCGCCTGGGGCCTGCAAACGCGTTACTTCGCCCATCACGGCTATAACGTGCTGGTCCCCGATCTGCCCGGGCACGGGCGCTCGGGCGGCGCGACGCCCTCATCGATTGAGGATTTCGCCGCCTGGCTCTGGCGGTTCGTGGATGCTGCGGGAACCGATGGAGACCGTGTCGAGACGGTGCATCTCGCCGGCCATTCGATGGGCTCGCTCATTGCGTTAGCGGCGGCGGCACAGATGCCGGTGCGGACGTCCTCGCTGATCCTGATCGGCCCGTCGGGCCATATGCAGGTGCATCCCGATCTGCTGACCGCCACGGCGGCCAACGATCCGGTGGCCTGGGAGATGATCACCGACTGGGGCTTCGGCAAGCCGGCGCACAAGGGCGGTCATCAGGCGCCGGGACTGTGGTTGCGCGGCGGTGGTCGGGCGCTGCTGGCCTCGTGCCCGGCGGATGTTCTCGGGAGCGATCTTGCGGCCTGTAACGACTGGACCGGGGCGCTGGAGGCTGCCGCGAAGGTTGCCTGCCCCACATTGTTCCTGATGGCTTCCGGCGACCGCATGACCCCGGTCGGGGCGTCGAAGGGGCTCCGTGCCGCAATCGAGGATGCGCGGTCGGAGATACTCCCCGACACGGGGCATATGATCATGGTCGAGCGGCCGAACGAGACGATCGACCTTATTTCTGGATTTCTGGACGATATACGATGAGCGACAAGAAAAACGAGCGCGACGAGCGGCGCGACAACTACCCCCATTTCCTGCAGATCCCGACCCGCTGGATGGACAATGACGTCTACGGCCACGTTAACAACGTGACCTACTATTCCTACTTCGACACGGCAGTGAACGAGTTCCTGATCCGCTTCACCGGGCTCGATTATCGCCAGAGCGCGCCGGTCGGGATGGTGGTCGAGACAGGCTGCCGTTTTCATAGCGAGATTGCCTTCCCCGATATCCTGGATGTGGGAGTGCGGGTGCGCCGGCTGGGCAACTCATCAGTGACCTACGAGATCGCGATCTTCAAGGCAGGCGCCGACACGCCTTCGGCGACCGGCCATTTCGTGCATGTGTATGTGCGGCCGGGTGAGATGAAGCCGATCCCGGTGCCCGACCAGGTCCGCGCCGGGCTGGCGCCGCTGCTGGTGGACGAATAGGCGCCTAGCGCCCGAACATGGGCATGCCCTCGAGCGCCGCGATGCGGGGCAGATAGCCCTCGGGATCGTACATGTTCGCGACGTCGACGCGGCGGTCGCCTTTGGTGGAAATATCCGCCGGTGCCGTGGTGTAGTGTCCGTCCTGCACCGCCATCATCAGGCCCGTCCGGCCCTCCTCGATACAGCGCACGGCCATGGTTGCGTAGTTGCGTGGCACAAGCTGATCCACCGCGTCGGGGGCGCCTGCGCGGAGCAGGTAGGCGAGTGACTGGACCATCACGCCCACACCGGTCGCCTGCTTGAGATGTTCGCCGACCAACTGGCCGATGCCGCCGAGTTTGCGGTGTCCATAGGCGTCGGGATCGCCGGATTCGAGTATGTCCTGACCGGCAACCTGTGCACCCTCGGAGACGACCACCACGGCGTAGTTGGAGGGGTTGGCGCGTCGGTCCTCGGTGAGGAACGCGGTGGCCCGGTCGAGGTCGAACGGCACCTCGGCGATCAGTGTGCGATCGGCGCCGGCGAGGTAGCCGGCCATCAGCGCCGTCTGCCCGCAATTGCGCCCGAACAGCTCGACCACGAGGAAGCGTTCGTGGCTGCCCACGGGCGTACGCAACCGGTCGATGAGTTCGACCGAGCGGGTCACACAGGTCGAATAGCCGATGCAATACTCGGTGCCGAATACGTCATTGTCCATGGTCTTGGGAATGCAGATGGTCGGCATGCCCGCGCCGTGGATGCGCGCGGCATAGGACAGGGTGTCGTCGCCGCCGATCGCGATCAGGACGTCGATGCCGAGCGCCGCGAACACCGACAGGACGTGATCCGTGCAGTCGATAATATCGTCAGGTGACTGCGCGGCGGTGCGCAGGAATTCGGGCAGATCCTTTGCGCGCATCTTCGAGGGCTGGGTACGCGACGTATGCAGCACGGTGCCGCCGGTGCGGTCGATGGCGTGCACGCCCTTGACCGACAGGGGCATGATGAATGCCTCCGAACCCTCCGGGTCGGCGGGATTGTAGTTCAGGGGGCCGGCCCAGCCGCGACGAAACCCCGTGACCCGCCAGCCGCGCCGGTCGGCCTCGTTGACGACGGTCTTGATGGCGGGATTGAGCCCCGGCACGTCGCCGCCGCCGGTCAGAATACCCAGATGCATTCCGTAACTCCTGTGGAATGGGTTTTAGCATCATCCAGGCGACGTTCTCGTCGGGCATCTCGATCACGTTTGCGCCGGGATGTGGTGACGGTCAGGATGCGCTGAACCCGGCCTGATGGCCACCCCGTCAGCCGCTTTTTTGGCGGCCGGCCGACCCGGTGAGAAGGCTCAGGCTCAGTCGAGGCCGAACTTGTAGGCTTCGCGGGCGGCTTCGGTCCGGTTGGAAACATCGAGCTTGCGGAATACGCTTGTGACATGGGTCTTGATCGTCGCTTCCTGCAAGCCCAGGTCGCGGGCGATTTCCTTATTAGACTTGCCTCGCGCGAGGAGACCGAGGACCGCGGTTTCCCGCTCCGAGAGGTCCGGGCCAGCACGGTTTTTGGATGCCGGTTCGCGCAACGCCGTGTCCGCGGGACGCGAACAGTCGGGCGTCAGCAGCACAGACGGAACATAACGTTCGCCGGACAGGACCAGACGCAGCGCATTGGTCAGGGACTGGCCGCCCATCGTTTTCGGGAAGTATCCGGCGGCCCCGTGATCGAGCGCACCCATGATATCGGCGTGGTCAATCGAGCCCGACAGTATGACCACCGGCGTTTCCGGATAGACGGCGTGCAGCTTGTCGAGCCCTTCCATGCGGTTCATGCCGGGCATATTGAGATCAAGGATGATCAGATCGATGCCTTCGTCATTGCTCAGGATGCCGGCCGCTTCGTCGAATGTCTCGGCCTCGATGATCTGGGTGTTCGGCTCGACGACCTGGATGTAGTTCTTCAGCCCATCACGAACCATGGCGTGATCGTCGGCAAGCAGTATCCGCAAATTTCGATCCTCCGGAAGGTTCTCTCGGCCGATGCTTCGGACCGAGGCTTCGCCTTCCATGCTCTTCAACATTGTTCGCGGCCATGATGGTTGATGTTCGACTTTCGGAGGATGGAACGGCGCATGTCCGGCGCACAGTGACGGTGGTCACACACAGGTCGGGTGCCGGGTGTCGTATGTCGCCGAGGCGGACCGGAATCGCCTGAATACGATGGTGCCATAAATTTTCTCCTCAGAAAAAATCCTTATAAGACAAATACATAGGACGAAATTTATAATCGGACCCAAATGGTTAACGAAAGGTTAACGAGGTTGGTAGCGCTGTGTGCGGTTGCAAAAAAATGGTGAGGCGCTTCATCCGATTGGCCAGAGCACCCGCCAAACGGGTGAGTGGGTCTCCTCCAACGGTCGTAGTAAAAACAAACAAAAAAATTAATAAATACTAATGGAACGATAACGATACCGATGCGGGAGCGAATTAATTTCCGCGTGTTCGTAGCCTTTTCTCCGTCGACAGGAGAAAGGCAGAGACATGGGCGGTATTCGAGCGTTCTTCCGACCTATTTGGGAAGAATATTCGTTCAGTCAGGCAATAATATCTATCCTGACTATTCTGTTTTTCTTGATTATATCGACGGGCAGCGTTGTTGCGGCCGGGAATGCGGCCGGGCGCACGGCCTTTGAAGGGAAGATCACCTCGATCAAGGCGGTTCACCTCGCCCGTGCCAAGCCACCCCAGAAACTCAACGATGTGATTGCCAGGCACACCGCTCAGGTGGCCGCGCGTGGTGCGAAGCTTGCGGGGGTCTCGAAGCCCGCTGTTGTCGTTGGTGATTGGCAGAAGTTGATCGCGCGGCTGAAGGGGCTGTCACGTCGAGACCGGGTGCTGGAGGTCGAACGTTACTTCGGGGCGTTCCGCTATGTGAGCGACATGAAAGGCTGGCGGAAGAAAGACTACTGGGCCAGTCCGTACGAGTTCATCGCGCGGCGCCAGGGCGACTGCGAGGACTTTGCCATCGCCCGCTACATGGCGCTGCGCGAGGCGGGTTTCGATGACAAGGACCTGAATCTGATGGGTGTTACCGACCGGCGCTCGCGGCTGTTCCACATGGTGCTCGCGGTGAACGTGGATGGCGAGGTTCTGGTGCTCGACAACCAGGCCAAGCACCCGGTCGCGACCCTTGATCTCAGACGCTACGAACCCGCCTACGCGATCAATCAGAACAACCGCTGGATCACCAGGCGTGCCGGCTGAAGCAAAACCATGAACAGACAAGAAGGAGAAGGAGAATGATGCCAACAGACGGAGAGCCCATGGCCCCCGATACGCGCCCCGCAGCACTCAAGCCGGCCGCCCGAACGATCCTCGTGGTCGATGACGATCCGATACAGCGGGCGTTGCTGGTACACGCCTTTTGGGACATTGACGCAGTATTTCACCAGGCCGGGGACGGCGAGGAGGCACTGTCAGTGATCATGTCCGAGCGCCCGGACCTCGTCATCATGGATGCCCGGATGCCAAACGTGAGCGGCCCCGAAGTGCTTGCGGCGCTGGTTCGCGCGGATCATCCGGCCAAGCTGGTCCTGACAAGCGGCAACGCGCCGGAATTCGGCTCGACGGCCGAAAGCCTGGAGAATGTGGTGGCGGTCATCAGCAAACCGGTTCACCTGAAACATTTGCGTGAGGTGGTGTTCCGGGCCCTCGATGTCGGCGACGCCGCCGAAGATGTCGGGGAACGGTGTTGACGGAGGCGTACCGCCCGAGAACCGGTGTCAGCCCCACAAACGTCCGGAGGCGATTTCCGAGCCCCGGACCAAGGACTTGAACTTCTCGACGGCGATGTCCGGGTCCACCTTGCCGATACCGGCGAAAGTCGCGAAGCCGCAATCGGCGCCCGCCATGACCCGTTCCCGGCCCACCAAATTGGCGTAATTGCAGATGCGGTCGGCGACGACGCCGGGATGCTCGATATAGTTGGTCACGCTGTCGATCACGCCCGGGATGATGATCTTGTCATCGGGAAGCTTCTTGTCCTCGAACACGCGCCATTCATGGGCGTGGCGCGGGTTGGAGGATTCGACCAGCATGCCCTGCGGTTTGGCCTTCATCACGACGTCAAAGATCGCCTCGAACGGAATATCGAGATGGTGGGGGCCTTCGTAATTGCCCCAGCAGATGTGCATGCGCACCCGGTCGGCGGGAATGTTCGCCAGGGCGGCGTTCAGCGCCTCGATCTGCATCTCGGCATGTTTCAGGAAGTCCGCGTCCGATAGTTCGCGATATTCGGTGTGGCGGCCCATGGCCAAGTCGGGACAATCGATCTGCAGAACGAAGCCGGCATTCGCGATCGCCTCATATTCCTCACGCATGACGCCCGAAAGCGCCTCGAGATAGGCGTCGTCGCTGGGGTAGAACTCGTTGTGCTGGAACACCGTGATGACGCCGGGCGAAGCTGCGTTCATGAAGAACTCGGTGGCGTCGCTGCCTTCACGGACGGCTGCGAGATTTTCCAGATCCTTGCGCATCGGTTCGCGGTCGCGGATGACGACCTCGCTGGTGCAGCAGGGACGGTTCAGGCGTCGTGTTTCGGCCATGCGGGCGAGCATCTTGCGGTAGCCGGGGAAACCCGAGAGGTCGTCGAAGCGTACCGACGGGCTGTCACCGGAAAACCCGTCCAGGCGCTGCTGGATATAGGTGGCGTAGCCGGTCTTGCTCATCTCCCCATCATTGATGACGTCGAGGCCCCATTCGCGCTGTGCGGCCACGATGTCGGCGACCGCGCGGGTCACGGTCGCATCGAATGATTTCGGGTCGTACGCCTCGCCGAACTCCACCTTGTAGAGGAGATCTTCGAGATCCTGGGGGCGGGGCAGGCTGCCCACATGGGTCGTCAGGATGCGGTCTTTACTGTGTTGCATGGGGACTCCCCGGAAATTTCTCGTGTCGGTTTTGAACTGACCGCATTGAGATGTTTATACACCGCCCGAATATGAAAAGGGCCCGCCGTTTCCGGCGGGCCCTCGTTCTGGAATGTCAGGCGGTGCTAGGCCGCCTTCTTCTCATGATCGAGCGTTTGCGGCGCATCGCCGGAGGCGATTTCGATCTTCCGCGGCTTCAGCGCCTCCGGCACCTCGCGATTGAGATCGATGACCAGCAAGCCGTTCACCAGATCGGCCTTGGTCACGTTCACATGCTCGGCGAGGTCGAACTGGCGCTCGAAGGCGCGCGTGGCAATACCGCGATGGAGGAACGTCTCCCCATCATCGGTTTTGCCCTGTTCGCCCTTCACGACCAGCGAGTTGTTGGTCTGGGTGATGTCGATATCGTCAATGCCGAAGCCTGCGATCGCCATCGTCACGCGGTATTTGTCGTCGGCCAATTTTTCGATGTTGTAGGGCGGATAGGTCGGCGCTTCGCTGTTGAAGGCCGAATCCAGCATTTGTCCGACCCGGTCGAAACCGACCGAAGAACGGAACAATGGGGTCAAATCGAGATTGTAGGTACGCATTTCACTTGTCCTCCTTAAAGAGCAACTGTGACGTCGGCGCTCCCGCAACAGGCCGGGAGGCGCCGGGTGGACGCGGTCCGGAACCCGAATTCGGCATTCCCCGCGATAATCTCGATATAGGTGGAGGTTTTCCCCGTTCAAGGGGTTGAATACGCGGTTTCCGATCCCGCAATCAAAACGGGCGCTGCAACTGCAACGCCCGGGAAACGCTCGATTTTTCTGGGGTCTGGCTCAGCCGAGGCCCAGGCCTTCGTAGCGCTTGTTGAATTTTGCGACCTGGCCGCCCGTGTCGACGAGGCGGTGCTGCCCGGTCCATGCCGGGTGGGTCTTGGGATCGATGTCCAGACGCAGCGTGTCGCCCGGCTCGCCATAGGTCGAGCGGGTCTTGAATTCGCTGCCGTCGGTCATGACGACCGTAATCTCGTGATACTCGGGATGAATGTCTTTTTTCATCGCATGCTCTCTGGGCTTTGAAGGCGGTGGTTATAACCAAGCCGGCGCCTGACCGCAAGAGGCGACGCGACGCACCGGCAATGGCGGATTCGCCGCGCACGAAGGCGTTTCTTGGCGGGGTTTGCCGGGCCTGCTAAACCCTGTCCCCAAGATGGCACTGCAACCCCGATCGAAGCGCGCGTCTGCCGGCTCCGAAGAGACCGAGACCCAGCCGCCGAAACGCAGCCTGCGCGAACTTCGCCGGCTCGGCGGTTTCCTGCGCCCCTACCGTCTGGCGATCGTCGGGGCCGTTCTTGCCCTGACGATCGCCGCCGGCACGGTGCTGGTGATCGGCCAGGGTCTGCGCCGGCTCGTCGATGAGGGATTCGCCGCGGGCAATATCGGGTTGCTGGACGATGCATTGGTCGCGCTTCTGGTCGTCGTGGTGCTGCTCGCCGGAGCGACCTATTCGCGATTCTTCCTGGTGTCTTGGATCGGTGAGCGGGTGATGGCCGACCTGCGCAAGGCGGTGTTCGAACACACATTGCGCCTCGACCCGGCCTTCTATGAGACCATGCGGATCGGTGAGGTGATGTCTCGCCTCACCGCCGACACGACGTTGATCCAGGCCGTCGTCGGCACCTCGGCGTCGATGGCGTTGCGCAATGTGTTGCTGGCCTTCGGGGGGCTCGTGATGCTGGGAATCACCAGCCCGCGGCTCACCCTGCTGGTGCTGGTCGTCGTGCCGCTCGTGCTGGTGCCCATCCTCGTCTTCGGCCGTCAGGTGCGCCGGCTCAGCCGCGAGAGCCTCGACCGGCTGGCCGATGTCAGCGCCTATGTCGATGAATCGATCTCGAACATCCGTACGGTCCAGGCCTTCGGCCACGAAGACCTCGACCGGGTGCGTTTCGCCGAGCGGGTGGAAGAAACGTTTGCGACCTCGGTCCGGCGCATACGCGCCCGCGCGCTGCTGACCGCCATCGTCATCCTGCTCATCTTCGGCGCCATCGGGATCATCCTGTGGATCGGCGGCCGCGACGTCATCTCCGGACGGTTGAGCGCGGGCGACCTGTCGGCATTTGTTTTCTATGCGGTGATCGTCGCCACCTCGGTTGGCGCGATCTCGGAGGTGATCGGCGAGTTGCAACGCGCCGCCGGGGCGACCGAACGGCTGTTCGAACTGATGGAGGTCACACCGGCGATTGTCGCGCCCGCAGATCCGAAATCCCTGCCCGACCGGGCCATGGCGCGGGTCACAATGGACGGGGTGACGTTCAGATACCCCTCGCGTCCCGAACATCCCGCCTTGGCGGCGTTCTCTCTCGATGTGGCACCGGGCGAAACGGTGGCGCTGGTGGGACCGTCGGGCGCGGGCAAGACCACAGTCTTCCAGCTGCTCCTGCGTTTCTACGATCCGAACGAAGGGCGCTTGAGTTTCGACGGGATAGACCTGCGTGACCTGGCGCCCGGGGAATTGCGCCGGCATGTCGGCCTGGTGCCCCAGGAGCCGGTGATTTTCTCGGCCGATGCCTGGGAGAACATTCGTTACGGGCGTCCGGACGCGAACGATGACGAGGTGCGCGCCGCCGCGGATGCGGCCTCGGCCCTGGCATTCATCGAGGCGTTGCCCGACGGCTTCGACACGTTTCTGGGCGAGAAAGGCGTGCGCCTATCGGGCGGTCAGCGGCAGCGCGTGGCCATTGCACGGGCCATATTGCGCGACCCGGAACTGTTGCTCCTCGATGAGGCAACCAGCGCACTCGACGCCGAATCCGAACGCGCGGTGCAGTCCGCGATGACCGGGCTGATGCGCGACCGCACGACGCTTGTGATCGCCCACCGTCTGGCGACGGTCATCGCCGCCGACCGGATCGTGGTGATCGACGAGGGCCGGGTTGTCGCCGAAGGTACCCATCAGGAACTGATCGGTCAGGGCGGACTCTATGCTCGCCTTGCCGAACTCCAGTTTGATGTTGAAGGATCGAGCGCCGCCGCCCAGTAACGCGTCCGGGCCGCAGGCTCAGCGCTGGTCGAGTTTGAACTCGATCCGCCGGTTGCGCCGATAGGAATTCTCGTCCTGGCCGCCGTCGATCGGCTGGAACTGGCCGAACCCGGCCGCCACGAGATTCTCCGGCGGGATGCCTGACCGGACAAGGAACTTGACGACCGAGATGGCGCGCGCCGAGGCGAGCTCCCAGTTGGACGGGAACCGCGCCGTGCTGATCGGGCGTTCGTCGGTATGGCCGTCGACCCGCAAGATCCAGCTGATGTCGTCGGGTATTTCCCCGGCAATCTCAACCAGGGTCTGGGCCAACTGCTGGAGTTGTCCTTCACCTTCGGGGTTCAGGATGGCCTCGCCGGACTCGAACAACACCTCGGATTGAAAGACGAACCGGTCGCCCTCGATGCGGATATCTGCCCGATTGCCCAGAACTTCGCGTAGGCGGCCGAAGAACTCGGACCGATAACGCGCGAGCTCCTGGACCTTGGTCGCGAGCGCCGCATTCAGCCGCGCGCCCAGGTTGACGATCTGGGCTTCCTGCGCCTTGTTTTTTGCTTCCGATGCTTCCAGCGCTTCGTTGAGTGCCGCCAGCTGGCTGCGCAGCGCGGCAAGCTGCAGGTTGAGCAGCGCCACCTGGTCCTGTGCCTCGCGTGATATCTCGCGCTGCTCGAGGAATGAGGTCTCGGCGGTTTCGGCCCGCTCCGTGAGCTCGGCCAGTCGGGCTTCGCGGGTCGCGATATCGGCTTCGAGCCGGGCCAGATCGCGGCCTTGTGCGTCGATCTTCTGCTGGTCGGCGTCCACCTGCGCGCGCAGGGCTGCCAGTTGGTCGGCGTTTTCCTGGCGGGCCGATTTGAGGAGGCTTTCCATGAAGGACAGGCGGTTGGTCAGCGAGTCACGATCGGAAATCGAATTCTGCAGCTGGGCCGAAAGCTGCGAGATGGACAGTCGCAATTCAGTGTTGGCGGAACGCTCGAGATCGAGCATACGGGCCAGCTCGTCGACCTGCCGGTTCAGCTTCGTCAACGCATCGTCGCGTCCCGACAAGGCATCCGACAGGAAGAACTGCGCGAGCGCGAACACCATGATCAGGAACACCACCACAACCAGCAGCGCGGCGAGTGCATCGACAAAACCCGGCCAATAATTGATGGCCGAGTGACGCCGTCGCGAGGAAGAGCCGGCCACCGGGAATTCCGCTTAGCGACCGTCGTCTTCGGCAAGCGCGGCAATGGTGCGTGCCAGAAGTCGAATC is drawn from Alphaproteobacteria bacterium and contains these coding sequences:
- a CDS encoding O-acetylhomoserine aminocarboxypropyltransferase: MIDPKHLKFATLSLHAGQHPDPVTGARAAPIYQSTSYVFPDVEYAASLFNLERAGHIYSRISNPTVAVFEERMAALEGGVGAIATASGQAAMSLAVMTLMGAGGHIVASRNIYGGTHNLFVHTLPRFGITTTFVDPRDPEAFRSAIRDETRLVFAETIGNPGLEVLDISAVSAVAHAAGLPLLVDATFSTPALLYPFEHGADLIMHSATKWIGGHGVAIGGVLIDGGRFDWESSDKFPGMTEPYAGYHGLDFAEEFGPAAFIMRARAEGLRDFGACMAPQTAFYLLQGLETLPIRMARHVANALVVAQFLEAADEVAWVTYPGLESHPDHVLAQKLLPDGAGAIVTFGVKPGIAGPRRAGAKFIEALELFSHLANVGDAKSLVIHPASTTHQQMSAEDLAAAGVGEDMVRLAIGLEDPGDIVADLKQALRASQK
- a CDS encoding alpha/beta hydrolase: MDMNVDGETVFVHTGGREFDAEKPTLVLVHGGGNDHSAWGLQTRYFAHHGYNVLVPDLPGHGRSGGATPSSIEDFAAWLWRFVDAAGTDGDRVETVHLAGHSMGSLIALAAAAQMPVRTSSLILIGPSGHMQVHPDLLTATAANDPVAWEMITDWGFGKPAHKGGHQAPGLWLRGGGRALLASCPADVLGSDLAACNDWTGALEAAAKVACPTLFLMASGDRMTPVGASKGLRAAIEDARSEILPDTGHMIMVERPNETIDLISGFLDDIR
- a CDS encoding thioesterase family protein; its protein translation is MSDKKNERDERRDNYPHFLQIPTRWMDNDVYGHVNNVTYYSYFDTAVNEFLIRFTGLDYRQSAPVGMVVETGCRFHSEIAFPDILDVGVRVRRLGNSSVTYEIAIFKAGADTPSATGHFVHVYVRPGEMKPIPVPDQVRAGLAPLLVDE
- a CDS encoding 6-phosphofructokinase produces the protein MHLGILTGGGDVPGLNPAIKTVVNEADRRGWRVTGFRRGWAGPLNYNPADPEGSEAFIMPLSVKGVHAIDRTGGTVLHTSRTQPSKMRAKDLPEFLRTAAQSPDDIIDCTDHVLSVFAALGIDVLIAIGGDDTLSYAARIHGAGMPTICIPKTMDNDVFGTEYCIGYSTCVTRSVELIDRLRTPVGSHERFLVVELFGRNCGQTALMAGYLAGADRTLIAEVPFDLDRATAFLTEDRRANPSNYAVVVVSEGAQVAGQDILESGDPDAYGHRKLGGIGQLVGEHLKQATGVGVMVQSLAYLLRAGAPDAVDQLVPRNYATMAVRCIEEGRTGLMMAVQDGHYTTAPADISTKGDRRVDVANMYDPEGYLPRIAALEGMPMFGR
- a CDS encoding response regulator transcription factor, with amino-acid sequence MLKSMEGEASVRSIGRENLPEDRNLRILLADDHAMVRDGLKNYIQVVEPNTQIIEAETFDEAAGILSNDEGIDLIILDLNMPGMNRMEGLDKLHAVYPETPVVILSGSIDHADIMGALDHGAAGYFPKTMGGQSLTNALRLVLSGERYVPSVLLTPDCSRPADTALREPASKNRAGPDLSERETAVLGLLARGKSNKEIARDLGLQEATIKTHVTSVFRKLDVSNRTEAAREAYKFGLD
- a CDS encoding transglutaminase-like cysteine peptidase — its product is MIISTGSVVAAGNAAGRTAFEGKITSIKAVHLARAKPPQKLNDVIARHTAQVAARGAKLAGVSKPAVVVGDWQKLIARLKGLSRRDRVLEVERYFGAFRYVSDMKGWRKKDYWASPYEFIARRQGDCEDFAIARYMALREAGFDDKDLNLMGVTDRRSRLFHMVLAVNVDGEVLVLDNQAKHPVATLDLRRYEPAYAINQNNRWITRRAG
- a CDS encoding response regulator, whose product is MMPTDGEPMAPDTRPAALKPAARTILVVDDDPIQRALLVHAFWDIDAVFHQAGDGEEALSVIMSERPDLVIMDARMPNVSGPEVLAALVRADHPAKLVLTSGNAPEFGSTAESLENVVAVISKPVHLKHLREVVFRALDVGDAAEDVGERC
- a CDS encoding cobalamin-independent methionine synthase II family protein codes for the protein MQHSKDRILTTHVGSLPRPQDLEDLLYKVEFGEAYDPKSFDATVTRAVADIVAAQREWGLDVINDGEMSKTGYATYIQQRLDGFSGDSPSVRFDDLSGFPGYRKMLARMAETRRLNRPCCTSEVVIRDREPMRKDLENLAAVREGSDATEFFMNAASPGVITVFQHNEFYPSDDAYLEALSGVMREEYEAIANAGFVLQIDCPDLAMGRHTEYRELSDADFLKHAEMQIEALNAALANIPADRVRMHICWGNYEGPHHLDIPFEAIFDVVMKAKPQGMLVESSNPRHAHEWRVFEDKKLPDDKIIIPGVIDSVTNYIEHPGVVADRICNYANLVGRERVMAGADCGFATFAGIGKVDPDIAVEKFKSLVRGSEIASGRLWG
- a CDS encoding Hsp20 family protein, which produces MRTYNLDLTPLFRSSVGFDRVGQMLDSAFNSEAPTYPPYNIEKLADDKYRVTMAIAGFGIDDIDITQTNNSLVVKGEQGKTDDGETFLHRGIATRAFERQFDLAEHVNVTKADLVNGLLVIDLNREVPEALKPRKIEIASGDAPQTLDHEKKAA
- the rpmE gene encoding 50S ribosomal protein L31; its protein translation is MKKDIHPEYHEITVVMTDGSEFKTRSTYGEPGDTLRLDIDPKTHPAWTGQHRLVDTGGQVAKFNKRYEGLGLG
- a CDS encoding ABC transporter transmembrane domain-containing protein; its protein translation is MALQPRSKRASAGSEETETQPPKRSLRELRRLGGFLRPYRLAIVGAVLALTIAAGTVLVIGQGLRRLVDEGFAAGNIGLLDDALVALLVVVVLLAGATYSRFFLVSWIGERVMADLRKAVFEHTLRLDPAFYETMRIGEVMSRLTADTTLIQAVVGTSASMALRNVLLAFGGLVMLGITSPRLTLLVLVVVPLVLVPILVFGRQVRRLSRESLDRLADVSAYVDESISNIRTVQAFGHEDLDRVRFAERVEETFATSVRRIRARALLTAIVILLIFGAIGIILWIGGRDVISGRLSAGDLSAFVFYAVIVATSVGAISEVIGELQRAAGATERLFELMEVTPAIVAPADPKSLPDRAMARVTMDGVTFRYPSRPEHPALAAFSLDVAPGETVALVGPSGAGKTTVFQLLLRFYDPNEGRLSFDGIDLRDLAPGELRRHVGLVPQEPVIFSADAWENIRYGRPDANDDEVRAAADAASALAFIEALPDGFDTFLGEKGVRLSGGQRQRVAIARAILRDPELLLLDEATSALDAESERAVQSAMTGLMRDRTTLVIAHRLATVIAADRIVVIDEGRVVAEGTHQELIGQGGLYARLAELQFDVEGSSAAAQ